The genomic stretch TGAATTTTATAACCTCACTCAATTCAACGTTGCCTCCGTTAAAGCACCGCATATGATAAAGTGCATAGATCAATTCGACAAGACCTACCTTAGATCCAGACCATACAAGAGGCGATGGTGTTCTGTTGCTGTTTTCTGATAATTTCTCAATTTGTTTTTTTAGATATTCTTCATAGTGGCCATTCGCAATGAATTGGGCTAACAGATGGTCATGTGAGGTAGTAAAACTGATGTCAAAATTGTAATATTCTGATGATAGCTTCATTTTAAGGTCATATGAATTCCGCACAAAATATTTGTGGTCCAAATAGGTGGCTTCCCTGGTGTAGTAACTGTAAAAATCTGAGTGTTCAGTGTAAAAAAGTTTTAATTTTTCTTGTTCTGCCTCATAATACTTTTTGATCATCTTAGGTCCAGCCTGAGGTTTGTGCGATTCTACTTCCAGGATAGTCGAATAATAGATGAACTTTGAACTAAACTGTGGTTTGAGTTTTTTGAAGAAATATACTTCTTCGGCAATACTTTCAAAAGAATGATCTTTTATAATTTCCTTAACCTTTTTTATACCAATATCGATATGAATCAGGGCTTTTTCGGAAGTTCTGATGATATGACCATCAATATCATGCAAACTGTTAAGTTGCAGCTCCAGACTGTCGTGAATCTGGGCAATTTTTCTAAAAAGAGTTTTTGTTACCATGTCCTTTTTTTAGAAATTTACGAAATTAACAAATCTGATGATTAACTGATTCCCAGATCTTTTTTCCTGTTTTTGATATAATCCGCAGGTCGGATCCCGTTGATTTCAACGAACAGGCTGGAAAAGTTTTGTCTGGCTGCAATACCGCATTCTTCTGCCAATGCTTCTATTCGGTAATTAAGATATTTTGGATCACTGTTCAGCAGTTTGGTGATGTAGTTGATCCTTAGTTCAGCCATATATTTATTAAAGTTCATTCCTTTATTTTCGTTGATATAGATAGACAGATAATGAGAATTGGTACCCAACTTAACAGCCACCGATTTTTCTGTCAATCCCTTCTTGATGAACATCAGTTCACTCTCAAATTTATGCAATTTTTGCCGAATTTCTTTTGTAAGTAAAGGGCTAAGACTTGTCTTCCTCATTTCAGGAGAGTCATTGACTTCAGCTTCCTCATTTACAGTGATCAAGGAGTGATCTTCCATCTTTTTCTGTAAAAGTTCATACCGCTTTCTTGTTTTTCGCTCTTTTTGGTAGCGGTGGATAAAGAAAGCCAACATCAAGGATACTGATAAAATTAAAATTTGTCCAATCCTTATCTTCCTGCTGCTGGTTTTCTCTAAGATCTGTTTTTCATCAATTAAAATGCTTCGGTCATAATCTCTGTGAATTTTTTCGGATAGATAGGGGTAATCTCTATTGATCACACTATCAGCTTTAATCAGCTGGTTAGTATAATAAAGCTGTCTGTTGATGTTTTTCTCCAATCTGTTAAAATTAATGAGATATTGATAGGTCGGATATACTTCGGGAATTAAAAACCCTTCCTTGTTGAAAATTGAATCTATCTTTTCGAAATAGATCATCGCATGTGAAGCTTTTCGCTGGACCATATCGGTTTTGCCTAAATAAAAATAAACTACAGAAGCCCATGCAAAATCATTCCTTCTAATAATAGCGGGTAATGATCTTTCAAGATCATATCTCGCGGCTCTATAATCCTTCTGATTATATTTTGATATGCCTATGCATTTTAGAAAATAACTGTTTTCCAAAACAAAATCCTTGTCATTTAAAGTGATAGTGTAGCCCAACTGACTTAAGCTGTCGCTTTTCTCGAAATTTTTGAGGTATCTGTTGATTACCGTCAGCTGATGAAGACTATTGAAGTAGGCCTTTTTGTAATTGTAGATTTCATTGCTGTGAAGGGGGTCATCCATCTTTTCACCATAAAAATCTATGCATTTTTGAAAATGGATCAACGCTTCTTGATAGTATCCCAAATGGCTTTTGACAGTACCTAAATGGTACAGTATCTTATGCTTTAGGTATTGGTCAGCAGAAGTTTTCGAATATTGATAGGCTGTTAAATATTCAGTAAGTGCCTGCCTGTAATTTTTTTTATAAAAGTAATAGATGATCCCCCTACTGAGGTAATCCTTGCTCAAATCATCGCTATTCCCATATCTAATGCTCGCATAGATTGCACTATCCGCATATTCTGCTTTATGGGCATAGTCAAATTGACGTCCATCTCTGTAACCTTGTATAAGTCTACTGAAACTGGACTCTGATTTTGCTTTTTGGATATATCTGCGTACCTCAGTCATAGCACTGCTATCATCAATGTTTTTTTTCTCGTATGAACTTCTGATCTCACTGAAAGTCGTCTTGCGAATCTGTGAAAATGAAAGTTGTGAAAAAGCAGAAAATAATACGAGAAAGTATGTAACCCTTTCCATATCACTTATTTTAGAAACTCACCATATCAAATGTAAAACATTTCTAACACGGATGATATCGGTTAAAACACTTATCCTACTTTCATAAAGTATAGTACCATTTAACTGACTGATAAACAAATAAATACCCCTTGAAAACTGCGGGAGCTATTTTAAAATTGAGACGTCTTAATTTTAAAACTGCCCCGAACAACACTTTTTTCACGGCTTCAAGTCGGATACCTTTGACTAAGAATTCTATTATAATCCGGCCGGGATAACCATCAAAAAATTATTACAATGAAAAAGATTATCCCTATTCTTGGTATAGGCATCGGTGCACTGATTTTGCAACGCTGCGCAGAAAGAAATGACAATATTCAGGATCTGACAGACTCTTCTGTACAGAAACTAAATGATCAGTCCGTCCGTAAAGACTCGACAAGATCAACTCAGGAGATCGTTGATCCGGACCCGCCTGTACGAGACGGCGATAACTGGCGAATTGTCTCTAAATAATAAAGGTGATGATTCCCTGCACCTCCTTATCAGCTGCCACAGGCGTACCATGTCCACAAAGCGGCATCTGGGAAAGTGTGGGGAATTTTAAAACAACGGTAACCATGCTGAAGGGCGAACCCATGCCCGACTACTGCGGTTTAAAAACCTGCTGGAAGCTCTTGTTTCCTTGTTAACTCCAAACAGAAAGCCATGAAAAATTTGTCATTGATTACTTTTAATACCACAGCCTATTTCTTTATTTTGTTGTTCTTCTATGCAAGTATCAGCAAAATATTGGACTTTGAGAACTTTCAGGTCCAGATCGGCCAGTCACCGTTGCTTAGTGCGTATGCAGGAATCATTTCCTACAGCGTTATCATTATCGAACTACTGATTGTTGTATGTCTATGCTTTCCGAGTTCGCGGTTGTTAGGGCTTTACGCTTCAACCGCTCTAATGAGTGCATTTACGGTATATATCTATCTGATACTCAATTACAGTGATTTTGTACCTTG from Chryseobacterium indologenes encodes the following:
- a CDS encoding RteC domain-containing protein, encoding MVTKTLFRKIAQIHDSLELQLNSLHDIDGHIIRTSEKALIHIDIGIKKVKEIIKDHSFESIAEEVYFFKKLKPQFSSKFIYYSTILEVESHKPQAGPKMIKKYYEAEQEKLKLFYTEHSDFYSYYTREATYLDHKYFVRNSYDLKMKLSSEYYNFDISFTTSHDHLLAQFIANGHYEEYLKKQIEKLSENSNRTPSPLVWSGSKVGLVELIYALYHMRCFNGGNVELSEVIKFIEKSLDTDLGNFHKTIFEIKTRKQGPTKFLNLIQDNLFNHFNNSDDDAV
- a CDS encoding AraC family transcriptional regulator produces the protein MERVTYFLVLFSAFSQLSFSQIRKTTFSEIRSSYEKKNIDDSSAMTEVRRYIQKAKSESSFSRLIQGYRDGRQFDYAHKAEYADSAIYASIRYGNSDDLSKDYLSRGIIYYFYKKNYRQALTEYLTAYQYSKTSADQYLKHKILYHLGTVKSHLGYYQEALIHFQKCIDFYGEKMDDPLHSNEIYNYKKAYFNSLHQLTVINRYLKNFEKSDSLSQLGYTITLNDKDFVLENSYFLKCIGISKYNQKDYRAARYDLERSLPAIIRRNDFAWASVVYFYLGKTDMVQRKASHAMIYFEKIDSIFNKEGFLIPEVYPTYQYLINFNRLEKNINRQLYYTNQLIKADSVINRDYPYLSEKIHRDYDRSILIDEKQILEKTSSRKIRIGQILILSVSLMLAFFIHRYQKERKTRKRYELLQKKMEDHSLITVNEEAEVNDSPEMRKTSLSPLLTKEIRQKLHKFESELMFIKKGLTEKSVAVKLGTNSHYLSIYINENKGMNFNKYMAELRINYITKLLNSDPKYLNYRIEALAEECGIAARQNFSSLFVEINGIRPADYIKNRKKDLGIS